A genomic stretch from Chitinophaga agri includes:
- a CDS encoding Crp/Fnr family transcriptional regulator has protein sequence MQPTAIKETLKTHISKVTTLTDEQFDYFFSHFQYQQYKKGQSIIAEGSMVNCEYFVLSGCLKSFFINDELKMFILQFAMPTWWASDYNALYAHTKATVNVDCITDAELLCLTNEDREKLCRELHNVEYFFRWRTNKGYVASQKRLLSFMNNNVKYRYEELMALYPQLYNMVPKNLIAAYLGVSRETLSRLYNP, from the coding sequence ATGCAACCAACAGCAATAAAGGAGACACTGAAGACACATATATCCAAAGTGACCACGCTTACAGACGAGCAGTTTGATTATTTCTTTTCTCACTTTCAATACCAGCAGTATAAAAAAGGACAATCCATCATTGCTGAGGGTAGTATGGTCAACTGTGAATACTTCGTACTATCAGGGTGCCTGAAATCCTTTTTCATTAACGATGAACTGAAGATGTTCATCCTGCAGTTTGCCATGCCTACCTGGTGGGCGTCTGATTATAACGCCCTGTATGCCCATACCAAAGCCACTGTCAATGTAGACTGTATCACTGATGCGGAACTACTGTGCCTGACCAATGAGGACAGGGAGAAGTTATGCCGGGAGCTGCATAATGTTGAGTACTTCTTCCGCTGGCGTACCAACAAAGGCTATGTAGCCAGCCAGAAACGCCTGCTGTCTTTTATGAATAACAATGTGAAGTACCGCTATGAAGAGCTCATGGCCCTCTATCCGCAGCTCTATAACATGGTACCTAAAAACCTCATTGCCGCCTACCTGGGTGTTTCCCGCGAAACCCTCAGCCGCCTCTATAACCCCTGA
- a CDS encoding YceI family protein: MENQKFQIVSAQSNIDWVGKKVTGAHNGTIAIKDGHLVLNGNQLTGGHFVVDTTSIRILDIADQATNAQFLGHLVSDDFFSTDKYPEASLVITTVSGNHVHGDLTIKGITHPVAFDAAVNVKDGQLTASGKLIIDRTKYAMRFRSGNFFKDLGDTLIYNDFELTVTLTAKAA, translated from the coding sequence ATGGAAAATCAGAAATTTCAAATCGTTAGTGCGCAAAGCAATATTGACTGGGTGGGTAAAAAAGTAACCGGTGCTCATAATGGTACCATTGCTATCAAAGACGGCCACCTCGTCCTGAACGGTAACCAGCTTACCGGTGGTCACTTCGTAGTAGATACTACCTCTATCAGAATACTCGACATCGCCGACCAGGCTACGAATGCCCAGTTCCTCGGTCACCTTGTTTCCGACGACTTCTTCTCTACAGACAAATATCCCGAAGCCAGTCTGGTGATCACTACCGTATCCGGCAATCATGTGCATGGTGACCTGACCATCAAAGGCATCACCCATCCTGTCGCTTTCGACGCGGCTGTAAATGTCAAGGACGGCCAGCTGACCGCCAGCGGTAAACTGATCATTGACCGTACCAAATACGCGATGCGCTTCCGCTCCGGTAACTTTTTCAAAGACCTGGGTGATACGCTCATCTATAACGACTTCGAATTAACAGTTACGCTCACCGCTAAAGCCGCTTAA
- a CDS encoding tautomerase family protein, with protein MPYVKIEVTREGVTREQKQALIKGVTDLITDVLNKDPQLTHVVIQEIELDDWGFAGEQVSVLREKGITADRK; from the coding sequence ATGCCTTACGTAAAGATCGAGGTAACCCGTGAAGGTGTTACCAGAGAACAGAAACAGGCGCTCATTAAAGGAGTGACCGACCTGATCACAGACGTACTGAATAAAGACCCGCAACTCACCCATGTGGTCATTCAGGAAATAGAACTGGATGACTGGGGTTTTGCAGGTGAGCAGGTATCCGTACTGAGAGAGAAAGGAATTACTGCAGACCGGAAATAG
- a CDS encoding SDR family NAD(P)-dependent oxidoreductase has translation MKKQTIIVTGASQGIGKEVARYFLEKGDNVIINSATAEKLEQVYRELGAGDNLAMVAGNVKDKSTGERLLATAIEQFGGVDVLVNNAGIYETKPFLEVDEAYLDRFLDTNLKGTFFTTQAVIPQMIKQKGGTVINIGTPLVYHALGGGPSTAPISSKGAIHALTLQLAAEFGKQNIRVNTIAPGVIRTPMHGDEADKSAGIHLLNRVGEVEQVAQMVYAVAKNDFISGTIINVDGGMGAGHHLN, from the coding sequence ATGAAAAAGCAAACTATAATCGTTACCGGCGCTTCTCAGGGCATAGGAAAGGAAGTCGCCCGTTATTTCCTGGAGAAAGGTGATAATGTGATCATCAATTCTGCAACCGCCGAAAAGCTGGAACAGGTCTACAGGGAACTGGGCGCCGGTGATAACCTGGCCATGGTCGCAGGTAATGTAAAAGATAAAAGTACCGGCGAACGCCTGCTGGCGACAGCGATTGAGCAGTTCGGCGGCGTAGATGTACTGGTGAATAACGCTGGTATATACGAGACAAAACCGTTCCTGGAAGTCGATGAAGCTTACCTGGACCGCTTCCTCGACACCAACCTGAAAGGCACTTTCTTTACCACACAGGCCGTTATTCCCCAGATGATCAAACAAAAAGGCGGGACAGTCATTAATATTGGTACGCCTTTGGTCTATCACGCGCTGGGTGGTGGTCCTTCTACTGCGCCGATTTCCTCCAAAGGAGCTATACATGCACTGACCCTGCAACTGGCTGCTGAATTTGGCAAACAGAACATCCGCGTGAATACCATCGCTCCAGGTGTGATCCGTACGCCTATGCATGGCGACGAAGCTGATAAGAGCGCTGGCATCCACCTGCTGAACAGGGTAGGAGAAGTGGAACAGGTAGCGCAAATGGTATATGCAGTGGCGAAGAATGATTTCATCAGCGGCACCATTATCAACGTGGACGGTGGTATGGGGGCCGGCCATCATCTGAACTGA
- a CDS encoding nuclear transport factor 2 family protein — translation MKALLLTALLYGLIPVLKAQKADKMKNNEQDSLAIATALENNYFNAIYEGDTDRLGSILYPGTLLFGDVKGQPYAKSRDEYLTGVKNRQSPKDSGKPFHGDITSIDIVNSIAVARVKVKMYDFHYNEILSFHKIDGRWYIVNKMMSDISE, via the coding sequence ATGAAAGCACTTTTATTGACCGCTTTGCTGTATGGTCTCATACCTGTACTCAAAGCACAAAAGGCAGATAAGATGAAAAATAATGAACAGGATTCCCTGGCTATTGCTACGGCCCTGGAGAATAATTACTTTAACGCCATTTATGAAGGCGATACAGATAGATTAGGTAGTATCCTGTATCCGGGTACCTTACTGTTCGGCGATGTAAAAGGGCAACCTTATGCGAAGAGCAGGGATGAGTACCTGACAGGGGTGAAGAACCGGCAAAGTCCCAAAGATTCCGGCAAGCCTTTCCATGGCGATATCACGTCAATCGACATCGTGAACTCCATCGCAGTGGCCCGGGTCAAGGTGAAGATGTATGACTTTCATTACAACGAAATCCTTTCCTTTCACAAGATCGACGGACGCTGGTACATCGTCAATAAGATGATGAGCGATATCAGCGAATAA
- a CDS encoding NAD(P)H-dependent flavin oxidoreductase, translating to MWYQTKASAILGIEYPILQGPFGGNLSSVALVSTVSNAGGLGGFGAYSMSPQEIAAVDEQIRAATDRPYNINLWVNDTDAVDGTVSDELYQHTRELFRPYFEEMGIAVPDKPAPFQSRFEDQVDVLLHRKPPVFSFMFGIPSADILAQCRRLGIVTIGAATTLDEAIALEAAGVDLIIASGFEAGGHRPSFLASAENSVTGTFVLLQLIREKVKVPVIAAGGIASGKGIAAAMALGADAVQIGTAFLACEESNATPLHRDMLFSDAAKYTTLTSAFTGRLGRGIANRITAELNPQAAHYLPFPLQTTFMSHLRKAAMEKAQWDMLYFWGGQIAPVLKHRRAEELMQALIEETTAYFGGLPGTQSQTG from the coding sequence ATGTGGTACCAGACAAAAGCATCGGCAATACTCGGCATTGAATATCCCATCCTGCAGGGGCCCTTTGGAGGCAATTTATCTTCTGTAGCATTGGTGTCAACCGTATCGAACGCAGGTGGGCTGGGCGGCTTCGGAGCCTATTCTATGAGCCCGCAGGAGATCGCTGCCGTAGATGAGCAGATCAGGGCAGCTACGGATAGACCGTATAATATCAACCTGTGGGTCAATGATACTGACGCCGTGGACGGCACCGTCTCTGACGAACTGTATCAGCATACCCGGGAGCTGTTCCGCCCTTATTTTGAAGAAATGGGTATTGCCGTACCGGATAAACCTGCTCCCTTCCAATCCAGGTTTGAAGATCAGGTAGACGTGCTGCTGCATCGTAAGCCGCCGGTATTCAGCTTTATGTTTGGTATCCCATCCGCCGATATCCTGGCGCAATGCCGCCGCCTCGGTATTGTCACTATCGGCGCCGCTACCACGCTGGACGAAGCCATTGCACTGGAAGCGGCGGGTGTGGACCTTATCATCGCGTCTGGTTTCGAAGCGGGTGGACATCGTCCTTCCTTCCTCGCCTCCGCCGAAAATTCTGTAACGGGTACGTTCGTACTGTTACAACTCATCCGGGAAAAGGTGAAGGTGCCCGTCATCGCTGCTGGCGGAATTGCCAGTGGAAAAGGTATCGCCGCTGCCATGGCGCTCGGTGCTGATGCGGTGCAGATAGGGACGGCCTTCCTCGCCTGTGAGGAATCCAACGCTACGCCCTTACACAGGGATATGCTGTTCTCTGATGCCGCTAAGTATACCACTTTGACCAGCGCGTTTACCGGTCGCCTCGGCAGAGGTATCGCTAACCGTATCACCGCGGAGTTGAACCCACAGGCTGCACATTATCTGCCCTTTCCCTTACAGACCACCTTCATGTCTCACCTGAGAAAAGCGGCTATGGAAAAGGCGCAGTGGGATATGCTCTACTTCTGGGGTGGACAGATAGCGCCGGTATTGAAACATAGAAGGGCGGAAGAGCTGATGCAGGCGCTGATTGAAGAAACGACGGCATATTTCGGCGGACTACCCGGGACGCAAAGCCAGACAGGCTGA
- the bla gene encoding subclass B3 metallo-beta-lactamase, with translation MKFHKRLLPVILLTILSASLYKPATAQQLIKDLYVDKEWSKDYQPFRIAGNLYYIGTYDLGIFLITTPAGHILINTGAADSEALIKAHMKALGFKFKDIRILLTTHAHYDHVGAMAAIKKQTHARMMVNEKDAALLADGGNSDYVMGGKGMMFLPVKADRILHDKDTISLGGMNIVVLHHPGHTPGANSFLFNVQDTAHTYRVLIANIPSILDDTQLAGMPLYPEVGKDYAHTLKVMKEVQFDLWLAAHASQYDLHKKHQPGDPYHPAAFSDRAGYDEVLDYWQKTYDKRLNK, from the coding sequence ATGAAATTCCATAAAAGACTGTTACCAGTCATACTCCTGACTATTTTATCCGCCAGCTTATACAAGCCCGCCACTGCCCAGCAGCTGATCAAAGACCTGTATGTAGATAAAGAATGGTCGAAGGACTATCAGCCATTCCGCATAGCTGGTAACCTTTATTACATCGGTACTTACGACCTGGGCATCTTCCTGATCACCACACCGGCAGGACATATACTGATCAATACCGGCGCTGCGGATTCTGAAGCGCTGATCAAGGCGCATATGAAAGCGCTGGGATTTAAATTCAAGGACATCCGTATACTGCTTACCACCCATGCCCACTATGATCATGTAGGCGCGATGGCCGCCATCAAAAAGCAGACGCATGCCCGTATGATGGTCAATGAAAAAGATGCCGCGCTGCTGGCTGACGGGGGCAATTCCGATTATGTCATGGGGGGAAAGGGCATGATGTTCCTGCCAGTGAAAGCAGACAGGATCCTGCATGATAAGGATACGATCTCACTCGGCGGCATGAACATCGTTGTATTACATCATCCGGGGCATACCCCGGGGGCTAACAGCTTCCTGTTCAATGTTCAGGACACTGCGCATACCTACAGGGTGCTGATCGCCAATATTCCTTCCATTCTTGATGATACACAGCTCGCGGGAATGCCGCTGTATCCGGAAGTCGGGAAAGATTATGCACATACACTGAAGGTCATGAAAGAAGTACAGTTTGACCTGTGGCTGGCCGCACATGCCAGTCAGTATGACCTGCATAAGAAACACCAGCCAGGCGATCCTTATCATCCGGCAGCGTTTAGTGACCGTGCCGGTTATGACGAGGTACTGGACTACTGGCAAAAGACATATGATAAGAGACTGAATAAATGA
- a CDS encoding alpha/beta fold hydrolase, protein MKSSILTLILLFSISITYAQLPYTKVFGDSTSKPLIFLHGGPGSNAGSFELTTAQEIADMGYFVILYDRRGEGRSADLKAKYTFRQTFDDLNDLYKRFGIKRATLIGYSFGGLLATLYAEKYSDKVSSLVLVSSLLSLQDTYAAILDRSGVVFREKHDTAGLQQLQQVAGMDRSSIAFRTNCFALATKNAFFDTPHPNERAVVLNKKVKEDAVLTSLRADTSTAPGRGFWRNEHYTTIDITPKIEKLRDSHINIFAFYGKDDGLFAATQIDRLKTLIGSDHVWYLDDCAHAAFIDQQTLFMEAIASWIR, encoded by the coding sequence ATGAAATCCTCCATACTCACGCTGATCCTGCTATTTTCGATCAGTATTACCTATGCACAGCTACCTTACACAAAAGTATTTGGTGACAGTACCAGTAAACCGCTGATCTTTCTGCACGGCGGTCCGGGCAGCAACGCTGGCTCCTTTGAGCTCACCACCGCACAGGAGATCGCAGATATGGGGTATTTTGTCATCCTGTATGACCGGAGGGGAGAAGGCCGCTCGGCTGACCTGAAAGCGAAGTACACCTTCCGTCAGACCTTCGACGATCTCAATGACCTCTATAAGCGTTTCGGTATAAAAAGGGCCACCCTGATCGGGTACAGTTTCGGTGGATTACTGGCGACCCTGTATGCAGAGAAGTATAGTGATAAAGTATCCTCACTGGTATTGGTGAGTTCACTGCTTTCCCTGCAGGACACGTATGCGGCCATCCTGGATAGATCAGGTGTTGTTTTCAGGGAGAAGCATGATACTGCCGGACTACAGCAATTACAACAGGTGGCGGGAATGGACAGGAGTTCCATAGCTTTCAGGACGAACTGCTTTGCGCTGGCCACGAAAAACGCCTTCTTTGATACCCCGCATCCTAATGAACGGGCTGTTGTATTAAACAAAAAGGTAAAAGAGGACGCTGTACTGACAAGCCTCCGGGCTGATACCAGTACAGCGCCCGGCAGAGGATTCTGGCGGAATGAACATTATACCACCATTGATATTACACCTAAAATAGAAAAGCTCAGAGATAGTCATATCAACATCTTCGCTTTCTATGGAAAGGATGACGGATTATTCGCTGCTACGCAGATAGACCGGCTGAAAACATTGATCGGTAGTGATCATGTATGGTACCTGGACGATTGCGCACATGCTGCGTTCATCGATCAGCAGACCCTCTTTATGGAAGCGATCGCTTCCTGGATCAGGTAA
- a CDS encoding acyltransferase family protein, which translates to MITTGTITAPPERKNLLQTKQHFEILDGLRGVAAIVVVAFHFLEIVYTDPKTNFAGHGFLAVDFFFCLSGFVIAYAYDNRIEKIGLGEFFISRIIRLHPLVVLGSVLGLLAFLFDPFASVPESYNFGKLALIFLASILMAPFPVMGERAFNLFGLNAPCWSLFWEYVANIVYGVILWKLHRRVLLILVILAAGWLGYIAYTAQNLMGGWSSDNWWHGGARIAFSFLAGMLVYRYNMIIKNKLGFSGLTVLLLLALLIPVFRQNWLVELVIVTLYFPFLLALGAGAQPGKLVQGICHFFGKISYPLYMVHYAVMWAFAGYYTQYKPGTAQLTGIICIGLLVLVGLAYIAMVAYDTPVRKYLTAKRKGNRAQ; encoded by the coding sequence ATGATAACTACGGGGACCATCACAGCACCGCCGGAGCGGAAGAATCTACTGCAAACAAAACAACATTTCGAGATACTGGACGGGCTACGTGGTGTAGCGGCCATCGTCGTAGTGGCCTTTCATTTTCTGGAAATAGTATATACCGATCCTAAGACAAACTTTGCCGGACACGGATTTCTGGCGGTAGACTTTTTCTTTTGCCTGAGTGGTTTTGTGATTGCGTATGCGTATGATAACCGTATTGAGAAGATCGGTCTTGGCGAGTTCTTTATCTCCCGTATCATTCGTTTACATCCGCTGGTCGTACTCGGGTCTGTACTGGGTTTACTGGCCTTTCTGTTTGACCCGTTCGCATCCGTACCTGAAAGCTATAACTTCGGGAAACTGGCACTCATCTTCCTGGCGTCTATCCTGATGGCGCCTTTTCCGGTGATGGGAGAAAGAGCCTTCAACCTGTTCGGCCTGAATGCACCGTGCTGGTCACTTTTCTGGGAGTATGTGGCCAATATTGTTTATGGAGTGATCCTATGGAAACTTCACAGACGTGTATTACTGATCCTGGTGATACTGGCCGCTGGCTGGTTAGGCTATATTGCCTACACAGCACAAAACCTGATGGGTGGCTGGAGCAGTGACAACTGGTGGCATGGTGGCGCGCGTATTGCCTTCTCTTTCCTCGCGGGGATGCTGGTCTATCGTTATAACATGATCATTAAGAATAAACTGGGTTTTTCCGGCCTGACAGTTTTACTGCTGCTGGCATTGCTGATACCAGTCTTCCGACAGAACTGGCTGGTGGAACTGGTGATCGTTACCCTGTATTTTCCTTTCCTGCTGGCACTCGGCGCCGGCGCACAACCCGGCAAACTGGTACAGGGCATCTGTCATTTCTTCGGTAAGATCTCCTATCCGCTCTACATGGTACATTATGCGGTAATGTGGGCATTTGCCGGTTACTATACCCAGTACAAACCCGGTACTGCACAATTGACCGGTATCATCTGCATAGGTCTGCTGGTATTGGTGGGTCTGGCCTACATCGCGATGGTGGCGTATGACACACCGGTACGTAAGTATCTGACAGCTAAGAGGAAGGGAAACCGGGCACAATAA
- a CDS encoding two-component regulator propeller domain-containing protein, which translates to MMLWLCLAAKSLFAAGEPPRNLSIENGLSNNAVLNVYQDYKGFMWFGTYDGLNRYDGYKFKIYRNKIGDSTSLIDNGIYTMDGDSDHRLWIGGRKGISVFDPVTEQFSVARFATGKLVQGNIHIIKAGNGGLVLVGSENNGLIQFSQWPGTGKQIPLENNISYEVTAIEFTPDKSAAFVFVQHVGLCRYDCRKGTMTVLNRTITLGNCLKADKKGMLWLGTEQGIFSYNDGWSANYLKENCNIVNLCADQGGAIWAGSDGHGIFIAKDGHAAHSQQTLTSNAVYSICEDREGRKWIGTLRGGVNIIDARKHLFEQHAFTGTVENFILSFCEGAGRHVWIGTDGGGLKYWDREANTFKIYKYSPAVPGALSSNFITSMVQDGQGDLWIATWFGGLNRYNRQQDAFEQFHCFNPFTKAEENNVWVVYEDARKQLWASTTNNGTLYLFNRAKNNFELFDKTLVNIQCLAEDRKGNMWGGNYSGLIRIDRDNRQHHTFPLGYTVRSIHEDKRGNLWVGTEGGGLLLVDGATGKFTRFTEANGLPSNTILRLLEDNKGFLWLTTFNGLAKFDPVLHTSRNFSRSDGLQSNQFAYNAALRLRSGEFLFGGINGFNVFYPDSIYERSSFAPVFLTGIRINNSPVQQQTDLVSARSLENIEEVTIPYNKAAISLDFVSLEYTSPDKISYAYLLDGWDKNWNDAGEARSANYTRLQEGRYTFRVRATNADGKWGEELPLLKVIVLPPWYRTAWAYLAYLVLISLVIYGYIKYKSRQERLKYEIKLAHLESEKEKEINEKKLSFFTNISHEFRTPLTLIINPLKELKDNEKLGVVYRNARRLLSLVDQLLLFRKAGNDELKVARFDIVALCNEVFLCFTQQAETRHISYQFVTADAAADVYANYEQIEIALFNLLSNAFKFTPDGGQISCEVTGTASEVKITVTDSGSGIPAHMQSRIFDKFQQADSTQTGFGIGLYLVKQFIENHHGKVTFNSTVGQGTVFSLHLLTGSAHFEAAQLITEPVKKSPILDELIEDVYSKPAKPAVSEALITEKKSMLLIDDNAEIRGYLRQLFADKYIIYEAENGTDGFAAVEKYVPDLVISDIQMEGMDGLALCRKIKETEAFCHIPVILLTAASSQEVRLEGIEGGADDYITKPFDNELLMVKVQTILKNRNLLREYFLERITLKRSDLKVPAEYQDFLKKCIEIVETNIGNEDFSIKTFTQAIGMSHSSLYKKVKSISGQTINAFIRSIRLRKAAVLMLKENYTVNQAAFQVGIGDIKYFREQFFKLFGMNPSEYVKKYRHSFTEDLTVVRSDA; encoded by the coding sequence ATGATGTTATGGCTATGCCTTGCAGCGAAATCTCTATTTGCTGCGGGTGAGCCGCCCAGAAATCTAAGTATAGAAAATGGCCTATCCAACAACGCTGTATTAAACGTATACCAGGACTATAAAGGTTTCATGTGGTTCGGTACTTATGATGGTTTGAATCGTTATGATGGCTACAAATTCAAGATCTACAGAAATAAGATAGGCGATTCCACGTCCCTTATCGATAACGGGATATATACTATGGACGGCGACTCTGACCACCGGTTATGGATCGGCGGCAGAAAAGGTATCAGCGTGTTTGATCCGGTAACTGAACAGTTCTCCGTGGCCAGATTTGCTACCGGCAAACTGGTGCAGGGGAACATTCATATTATAAAGGCCGGTAACGGCGGACTGGTACTCGTTGGTTCCGAGAATAATGGTCTGATACAGTTCAGCCAGTGGCCCGGCACCGGTAAACAGATACCCCTGGAAAATAACATCAGCTATGAAGTCACCGCTATCGAATTCACACCTGATAAATCAGCCGCCTTTGTTTTCGTACAGCATGTAGGTCTTTGCAGATACGATTGCCGCAAAGGGACCATGACTGTGCTCAACCGTACTATCACACTTGGTAACTGCCTGAAGGCAGATAAGAAAGGGATGCTCTGGCTGGGTACAGAGCAGGGCATTTTCAGTTATAATGATGGCTGGTCTGCCAACTATCTGAAAGAGAACTGCAATATCGTGAACCTTTGCGCCGATCAGGGGGGCGCTATATGGGCCGGATCAGATGGTCATGGGATCTTTATCGCCAAAGATGGTCACGCAGCGCACAGTCAGCAGACACTGACCAGCAACGCGGTCTATTCTATCTGTGAAGACCGGGAAGGCCGTAAATGGATCGGTACCTTACGTGGCGGGGTCAATATCATTGACGCCCGCAAACACCTCTTTGAGCAGCATGCATTTACCGGCACTGTAGAGAACTTTATCCTTTCCTTCTGTGAAGGTGCGGGCAGGCATGTCTGGATCGGTACAGATGGTGGTGGACTGAAATACTGGGACCGCGAAGCCAATACCTTTAAGATCTACAAATACAGCCCTGCCGTACCAGGTGCGCTCAGCAGCAACTTTATCACCAGCATGGTGCAGGACGGACAGGGCGATCTCTGGATCGCCACCTGGTTTGGTGGGCTGAACCGCTATAACCGCCAGCAGGATGCCTTTGAACAGTTTCACTGCTTCAATCCGTTCACAAAGGCAGAAGAAAATAACGTATGGGTGGTCTATGAAGATGCCAGAAAACAGCTATGGGCCAGTACCACCAACAATGGTACACTGTACCTTTTCAATCGTGCAAAGAATAACTTCGAACTCTTTGATAAAACCCTCGTCAATATCCAGTGCCTTGCGGAAGATCGCAAAGGCAATATGTGGGGCGGTAATTATTCTGGTCTTATCAGAATAGACCGCGACAACCGGCAGCACCACACCTTCCCCCTGGGATATACCGTTCGTTCCATCCATGAGGACAAACGCGGGAACCTCTGGGTGGGTACAGAAGGAGGAGGTTTACTACTCGTAGATGGTGCGACCGGGAAATTCACCCGCTTCACGGAAGCAAATGGACTGCCCAGTAACACCATCCTGCGCCTGCTCGAAGATAATAAAGGCTTCCTCTGGCTCACCACTTTCAACGGACTGGCGAAGTTCGACCCGGTGCTGCATACTTCCCGTAACTTCTCCCGTTCTGATGGTCTGCAAAGCAACCAGTTTGCCTACAATGCCGCCCTGAGACTACGCTCCGGTGAGTTCCTGTTCGGAGGTATCAACGGGTTCAATGTCTTCTATCCGGATAGTATCTATGAACGGAGCAGCTTCGCCCCGGTATTCCTGACCGGTATCCGGATCAATAACAGCCCGGTACAGCAGCAGACCGACCTCGTGTCCGCACGCTCCCTGGAGAATATTGAAGAGGTGACCATTCCGTATAATAAGGCGGCCATTTCCCTGGATTTTGTCTCACTGGAATACACATCTCCCGATAAGATCAGCTATGCCTATTTACTGGATGGCTGGGACAAGAACTGGAATGATGCGGGGGAAGCCCGGTCAGCTAACTATACCCGTTTGCAGGAGGGCCGGTACACCTTTAGGGTCCGGGCGACCAACGCGGATGGTAAATGGGGGGAGGAACTACCATTACTGAAAGTCATTGTCCTGCCGCCCTGGTACAGAACGGCCTGGGCATACCTGGCTTATCTCGTACTTATCTCCCTGGTGATCTATGGTTATATAAAATATAAGTCCCGCCAGGAAAGATTGAAGTATGAGATCAAGCTTGCACACCTGGAAAGCGAAAAGGAAAAAGAGATCAATGAAAAGAAACTCTCCTTCTTCACCAATATTTCACACGAGTTCAGAACGCCGCTGACACTGATCATCAATCCGCTCAAAGAGCTGAAAGATAATGAGAAACTGGGTGTTGTTTACCGAAATGCCAGAAGACTACTCAGTCTCGTGGATCAGCTGCTGTTATTCCGTAAGGCAGGTAACGACGAACTGAAAGTCGCCCGCTTCGACATCGTGGCGCTCTGTAATGAAGTGTTCCTCTGTTTCACCCAGCAGGCAGAAACCCGGCATATCAGTTACCAGTTCGTGACGGCCGATGCGGCAGCCGATGTATATGCCAACTATGAACAGATTGAGATCGCATTATTTAACCTGCTCTCCAACGCCTTCAAGTTTACGCCGGATGGCGGGCAGATCTCCTGCGAGGTGACTGGTACCGCCAGTGAGGTAAAGATCACGGTCACTGATTCGGGATCGGGCATCCCAGCGCATATGCAAAGCCGCATCTTCGACAAGTTCCAGCAGGCCGACAGTACACAGACTGGTTTCGGGATCGGTTTATACCTCGTGAAGCAATTCATTGAAAACCATCATGGTAAAGTGACTTTCAATAGTACGGTGGGGCAGGGGACTGTGTTCTCCCTCCACCTGCTGACCGGCTCCGCTCACTTTGAAGCAGCCCAACTGATCACCGAACCGGTAAAGAAGTCCCCTATCCTGGATGAACTGATAGAGGATGTCTACAGTAAGCCGGCCAAACCTGCCGTTTCGGAAGCACTGATCACAGAAAAGAAATCCATGCTGCTGATAGATGACAATGCCGAGATCCGGGGCTACCTGCGGCAGCTGTTTGCCGATAAATATATCATTTATGAGGCGGAGAATGGCACCGACGGATTTGCTGCTGTAGAGAAATATGTGCCCGACCTGGTCATCAGCGATATCCAGATGGAAGGCATGGACGGGCTGGCACTCTGCCGGAAAATAAAGGAAACGGAAGCCTTCTGCCATATCCCGGTCATCCTGCTGACGGCGGCGTCTTCCCAGGAGGTCCGGCTGGAAGGGATCGAAGGCGGGGCGGACGATTATATTACCAAACCATTTGATAATGAACTGTTAATGGTGAAGGTGCAGACGATCCTGAAGAACCGGAACCTGCTCAGAGAGTATTTCCTGGAAAGGATCACCCTGAAACGCAGTGACCTGAAAGTACCTGCTGAATACCAGGACTTCCTGAAAAAATGTATCGAGATCGTAGAAACCAACATCGGCAACGAGGATTTTTCTATTAAGACCTTCACCCAGGCTATCGGTATGAGCCATTCAAGCCTGTATAAAAAAGTGAAGTCCATATCCGGTCAAACCATCAACGCCTTTATCCGCTCTATCCGTTTGCGGAAAGCAGCAGTATTGATGCTGAAAGAGAACTATACGGTCAACCAGGCTGCCTTTCAGGTGGGGATCGGGGACATTAAATACTTCAGGGAGCAGTTTTTTAAGTTGTTCGGAATGAATCCTTCCGAGTACGTGAAGAAATACCGGCACTCTTTTACAGAAGACCTGACAGTGGTCAGATCAGATGCCTGA